A window of Desmodus rotundus isolate HL8 unplaced genomic scaffold, HLdesRot8A.1 manual_scaffold_304, whole genome shotgun sequence genomic DNA:
CTGGGGGGACCAAGGAGAGAGGTGGGGACGGGTCAGTGGCCAAGACCAGTGCTGCACAGACCAGCGCCCGCCCGGCACCAGGCTCTGCTGCCTCATTACCCAGCCCGCCACTGGGGcccttggggggaggggctgggtaaTGGTCCTCAGGCCCcaggctctgcctgccccacctcccacgcCTGTGCCCTGAGCCTACAACCAGCCGCCCAGACCcagccctccctgtcccctgcccccatctgCAGGATAAGGGCACCCTTCTCTGCTCAGCCTTGGAATTGGGGTCTCCAGGTCCTGATGCAGTGGGGCTGAGCCCCACCCCCGGGTGTCTACAAAGGGGTCAGGGGCCAGCCTCATGCTCTCGTGGCGGGGGGAGAGCCGCCTGCCCAGGGCGGAGGTGCCAACCAGAGAAGGCGTCTGGACAGCTCTGCAGAGGCCTGGACGTCCCAGGGCCAATTTACATTCTTCCATCTGGGTTCACTGCAGCCCAaatggagtgggggcaggggccctGAGTCCACAGGGCCCGCAGGTGGGGTCTTGGCTGCCCCACCTGGTGCAGTTCGGGCCCCATCTTTGGTGGGGGAGTTTGCATCCACCTGGTGTGGCAGCCACTGAGAGGAAGGTGGTCAGGAGCTAGGTGCCCTGCTGGTCTGGGCTGGGACTACCCCTATCCAGCCTGTGCACACCTGGGCACTCGAACACCTCCACCTTCACGTGCGGTGCCTGTGGCCCACACACACGTCTGCTCCCCATGCATGCCCCCACAGGATGAGGCCCTCTGAGGggtccccacctcaccccctgcTCCTCAGACAGCACTTGGCAGCTGGGCCCCATGCTGCCCACCTGGAGCTTCGAGTCCCCCAGGCTGAATATGTCACGTGGTGGGCAGGGCTGAGCAGGGGCCTGGATGGACATCTGCCTTGGTCCTCAGGGTGAACGTGCAGCCCAGCAGACACAGGGGTGTGGGGGCTGGACACTCAGCAGGAACCTCAGCCTCCGAAACAaagcccactccccacccccacaactgcATAGTGACCAGGCGGCAGGGAAGGCTGGGGACTCTTTATTGCTGTGACCACTCGTTCAACAGAGGGCGGCGGGGCTGGGCGAGCAGCAGGGGGCTCCCCATGGCCCTGAGGGCCCTCTTGTTGCAGCTCCTCTGGGAGCCACTGGGCCCCTCACGTGCCCAGCAGCAGGCCGGAGAAGCTGGAGCCACTCTGGATGGTGAGGGCCGCCCCGGAGCCGTTGTCCACAAAGACGGAGGCGTACTGTCCAGCCTGAAGACACCCCAAAGTGGACGTCACCGCCCACAGGGCCCTCCCGCCCACAGGGAGTGCGTGGAGCGCCCACCAAAGCCTGTGGGCCCGGGGCCCTGCCCCCCAGACCCCCAGCCTCACCTGAAGCTGAAGCAGCCCCTGAACCAGCACCGTGAAGATCCTGCCGCTGCCGTCCAGGCCCGAGATGGCCTCCAGGGACCTGGACACAGTGCCCAGGGTGAGGGCGCAGCTGCCCAAGGGCCTGGACCCCACCCAGTGCTCAGTGCGGCCTGGTTGGGGTGGCCCCCCCTTTCCACAGGCAGGACAGTCCCCActcaggcccccacccccagcccccgcaTCCCCCCAGCACTGAGGTGGCCCCCAGGAGGGCCCACTCACGTGTGGCGATGGCACAGGGACTCGATGCAGATGAGTGCTCGCACTGTGTCCCGGGCCCgggccctgccctgcagccccctgcGGTCTGCAGAGAGAGCCAGCCACAGTGGCCctcagggagggcagagcagagaggcaggggctggggccgaGGGGCCCCATCTGAGCCCCCAGTGGGAGCTGGGTTTGGAGCAGGAAGCAGCTGTGTGATGGGACCCAGAACTGGGGACTGCAGTGCCGGGGCCCACCTGGGAGGGCCAGCCCCCcgccctgaccctggcccagccccGCTCACCCACGTGCAGGCTGGCAGAGAACTGGAAGATAGCGGCCACCGGGGCTGTGAACCGGCCGGAGGCCAGGCTCAGGCCAGAGCCCCGCAGGAAGGCACCCTGGGCAGCAGGCTGCAGGGACAGCAAGTAGGTGGGTGTCAGGCTGCAGGGCCTGGACACCTGGCCTGGAGGAGGCACCTGCGACTGACAGCCCCTACACAAACACACCCCAGGGGACACCACGCAGGGCATGATCTGTGTGTGCGCCTCCCTGGACCGCTGGCCACAGGCTTCAGGGCCCAGAGGTGGAGGAGGCCCCAAGAGCCCCCACAGGACAGACACCCTGCAGGCTGGACACCTCAGACCCCACTCAAAGGCCTGGTGCAGGATGGGGATCTAAGGCCCAGGGGCTGCTCCCCTGGGCCCCCGCTGCATGCCATGTGCCCGTGGTAGCTGTGGGCCCACTCACCTGTGGAAGTCACCCCAGCATCCTGCCCCCAGCAGTACCCCCGAGGCATCCAGGGCTTACAGGCCCCTCGGGTACCCCCCTACGGCCCACTCACAGCCTGGAAGCCCTGCAGCTCCACCAGCGTCTTCTTGTCCACCAGCACAGGACCCTTCAGCCGGCAGTGGAAGGCCTCAGCCACCAGCCACCCGCCTGTCCCCTCAGGCAGCAATGAGCCCCAAAGCCCCGAGAACCGACGCTCAGTGGCCTCTGTGGGGACAATGGCGGGGGCAGCAGGTTGGGGtcaccccaggccctgggagaCCCTCCTGAGCCTCTCGGAGGGGTGAGGACAGGGCACCTCACCTCTCAACGTCTCCCGAAACTCTCGCAGCAGAGCCTCTCGCGTGACTTCTGCCCCGGCAGGCCCGGGGGGACCGGGGGGACCGGGGGGCCCTGGAGGGCCGGAGAGGCCtcgctgggggaggcaggaggacatGAGCGTCCTGGTGGGAGCCACAGCCACCCAACCCTGGGCTTAGGCGCCAGGCTCACCGACTTCTTGTCTCGCCCTCGGCACCGCTTCCGCGAGGTCCCATCGTCTGGCCTCCGGATGAAGTTCAGCCAAGTCGTGTGCGCATCTGAGAGCTCAGGCCCCGAGGCCTCGGGTGGCTGCAGGGCCAAGGCGCAGGGCTGGTGTGCtgacccaggccctgctgggtcCTCCCTGTGGCCCCAGGGCAGCATGGCCACCCCCAAGGCCCAGGCCGCCTTGGGCAGCACTTGGAGCAGGCACAGGAAGCAGAGGAAGCAACACAGGCCACTCCTAGGGACTCAGACCAGGGCCTCAGGCAGGGCGTCAGCTTGGGCCTTTTTGGAAGCCAGGCCTCACGTCTGGACACCATGACTCTGGCTGTGTGCTGGAGGCACCTGTCCCTTCCCACCACGCCCTGTCCCCacaggggctgggccctgggtggggtgggaggtgcaggACAGAAGCGAGTTTCCCAAGGGTCTTTCTGAGAGTCCAGAGCCCCTCCTGCTGAAGGGTTGGGTTAAGGGCTGGAGAAGTGTCCCAGAGCTGCCAGAGACCCTGTTCCCAGCCCTCCCACCGCCCTCCTAAGCTCCTAGGCAGCTGGGAGAGACAGGAATACCCTGCCTGTGTCCAAGACGGAGACCCTGCTCAGTTGGGCGTGGGCTGGACAGAGAGCCTGTGTCTCTGAGAAAGTCCAACAGAAGCACACACCACAGGCAGGAGCAGAATGAACACTGGCCTGGCTGAGAAACGGCCACTGCCATGGACAGATGGCCTCGAAGCCCCCACTGCCCCCGGGGCACCATCCCAGGCCCAGCAAGTGCAGCCCAGCAGTCAGCCCTCAGCCCCAGACGCAGTGacagccaggccccagggcagctcGTGGCTGGGGAAGGCTAGGCTCTCTCCCAGCGGACCAGACAGGCCTCCATCCTGGGGAACTGGGAGCGGCAGGCAGGGTAGGGgtgcctcccacccctgatctGGGCCCTATCAGGGAAGGAGAGGTCAAGAACACTCAAAAGTCCCTTGatttctgcctctgcccttggcCACCATGGACTCTGGCTGTGCCTGAGGTACCCAGGGGCCCCggagaggcaggtgggggcaggtggaggaagaGCAGGGGCCCTGACATGTGGGGAGGACCGGGGGGCATGTGCCACACGGCCCAGGGCACCCCCGAGGCCCAGCCCTGTCCGCAGACTGTCCCAAGCACTTGCTGGGTCGGCAACCACGCTCTCCTGGCTGGCAGGGCCCCGGGACTCTCTCCTTACCGGCCCATCTGGAAAACGGGGCCTCGGGCTCAGTGCGTCCGCGTGGGCTGAGCGCAGCCGGGCTGTCGGCCACAGAGACGCCCTTGGGCAGCAGGAGGCCAGGATCAAAGGCACAAGGGCTGGCGGGGGGCCTGTTCTGGCAACTGCTGCTCCCCTTGCAATCCTGTGGCCCGGGGGGGTCAGTTCCAAGACCCCTCAGCAGATCCTCAGGGCGGGTCCTCAGGTCTCAGAGGACCTGGGCTAGAGGGACTCTAAGGACCGGGAGCCCTGGGGGGAGTGCTGGCTGtacagcagggctgggggcgaG
This region includes:
- the C1QTNF12 gene encoding adipolin, producing the protein MRWAWAASLALLWLQLMLLGGVGARREQKRTRQPGQRTETPNTTVANSEVLPGSHKPPEASGPELSDAHTTWLNFIRRPDDGTSRKRCRGRDKKSRGLSGPPGPPGPPGPPGPAGAEVTREALLREFRETLREATERRFSGLWGSLLPEGTGGWLVAEAFHCRLKGPVLVDKKTLVELQGFQAPAAQGAFLRGSGLSLASGRFTAPVAAIFQFSASLHVDRRGLQGRARARDTVRALICIESLCHRHTSLEAISGLDGSGRIFTVLVQGLLQLQAGQYASVFVDNGSGAALTIQSGSSFSGLLLGT